A window of Brachybacterium fresconis contains these coding sequences:
- a CDS encoding RidA family protein, translated as MSTPKEALHTTNAPQPAGPYSQAIVSGDLLFTAGFGPQDPATGEVSDSVAEQTRQVLRTLQAVLAERGASLEDVLKTTVHLADLADFQEFNEAYREFFSEPFPVRTTVGSQLANIKVEIDAVARISA; from the coding sequence ATGAGCACCCCCAAGGAAGCACTGCACACCACGAACGCGCCGCAGCCCGCCGGGCCCTACAGCCAGGCGATCGTCAGCGGGGACCTGCTGTTCACCGCCGGCTTCGGCCCGCAGGACCCCGCCACCGGAGAGGTCTCCGACTCGGTCGCCGAGCAGACCCGGCAGGTGCTGCGCACCCTCCAGGCCGTGCTCGCCGAGCGCGGGGCGAGCCTCGAGGACGTCCTGAAGACCACCGTGCACCTCGCCGACCTCGCCGACTTCCAGGAGTTCAACGAGGCCTACCGCGAGTTCTTCTCCGAGCCCTTCCCGGTGCGCACCACCGTCGGCTCCCAGCTGGCGAACATCAAGGTCGAGATCGACGCGGTGGCACGGATCAGCGCCTGA
- a CDS encoding helix-turn-helix transcriptional regulator, translated as MMGTMSAAERVPNLPESSAPEPGARFASFDDAYGALTPLMEAIAAVVGPHCEVVLHDLSRGDLDSSVAAIVNGHLSGRTVGGPSTNLGAEVLRDPSIDHDAHGYRGRTADGRELTSSSVYYRDLEGYIIAAFCINVDLTPVQTAMNALGALVPEVRQDVVERPKELVGPDISTVLDDLVEEAIATVGKPVPSLTKPERIRILHLLEERGAFRIKRAADTVSARLGVSRVTVYGYLDEVRRG; from the coding sequence ATGATGGGCACCATGAGCGCAGCGGAGAGAGTCCCGAATCTGCCGGAGTCGTCGGCGCCTGAGCCAGGTGCTCGGTTCGCGAGCTTCGATGACGCCTACGGCGCGCTGACCCCGCTCATGGAGGCGATCGCCGCCGTGGTGGGCCCGCACTGCGAGGTGGTGCTGCACGACCTCAGCCGCGGGGACCTCGACAGCTCCGTCGCCGCGATCGTGAACGGCCACCTCAGCGGGCGGACCGTCGGCGGCCCCTCCACCAACCTCGGCGCCGAGGTGCTGCGCGACCCCAGCATCGACCACGACGCCCACGGCTACCGGGGTCGCACGGCCGACGGACGCGAGCTGACCAGCTCCTCGGTCTACTACCGCGACCTCGAGGGATACATCATCGCGGCCTTCTGCATCAACGTCGACCTCACCCCGGTCCAGACCGCCATGAACGCCCTCGGCGCGCTGGTGCCCGAGGTGCGCCAGGACGTGGTGGAGCGGCCGAAGGAGCTGGTGGGTCCGGACATCTCCACGGTGCTCGACGACCTGGTCGAGGAGGCGATCGCGACGGTCGGCAAGCCGGTGCCCTCGCTGACCAAGCCCGAGCGGATCCGGATCCTGCACCTGCTCGAGGAGCGCGGGGCCTTCCGCATCAAGCGCGCGGCCGACACGGTCTCCGCCCGGCTCGGCGTCTCCCGCGTGACGGTCTACGGCTACCTCGACGAGGTGCGGCGGGGCTGA
- a CDS encoding MFS transporter, which produces MQPTTQSAPPPATLTPTQRRTIAGGTIGTLMEYFDYYLYGLASAAVFPAVFFSSDSAFVAQLSSFATFAVGFLLRPVGGLVFGYIGDRFGRKLTLMITVIGMGLTTAAIGLIPSDASIGLAAPVLLVTARMFQGLFVGGEMGGAATMVVEHAPVGRRGLFGALLISGAGIANVASAGMMAGLGAGPESFFMTWGWRIPFLFALVLAIVAVILRRHLEESEEFTQHRSDVAAQKVAAPSPLREVLRHPKNAILGILIGLPQSIAGYVVLTFGLAFMVSDGVPAQVGFIGTMIVGALQIVLAPTYGALSDRLGRQRVYIAGCLGFALLVWPAFALYGTHEPVLIWLGMIVGFAIPGIAMQGTLQTMLTEMFDVEQRTTGVNIGYQLSNTLGGGLAPLIATALVGWAGGSIWPVVVYVVVISAVGAIATATASMRPDTADAGRLNALRGS; this is translated from the coding sequence ATGCAGCCGACCACCCAGTCCGCACCACCGCCCGCGACGCTCACCCCCACACAGCGGCGCACCATCGCCGGCGGCACCATCGGCACGCTGATGGAGTACTTCGACTACTACCTGTACGGGCTCGCCTCCGCCGCGGTCTTCCCCGCCGTCTTCTTCTCCTCCGACTCGGCCTTCGTCGCCCAGCTCTCCAGCTTCGCGACCTTCGCCGTGGGCTTCCTGCTGCGACCCGTCGGCGGGCTCGTGTTCGGCTACATCGGCGACCGCTTCGGCCGCAAGCTCACCCTCATGATCACCGTGATCGGCATGGGCCTGACCACGGCCGCGATCGGCCTGATCCCCTCGGACGCCAGCATCGGGCTGGCCGCTCCGGTCCTGCTGGTGACCGCCCGCATGTTCCAGGGCCTGTTCGTCGGCGGCGAGATGGGCGGCGCTGCGACGATGGTCGTCGAGCACGCGCCCGTCGGCCGACGGGGACTGTTCGGCGCGCTCCTGATCAGCGGCGCCGGCATCGCCAACGTCGCCTCCGCCGGCATGATGGCCGGCCTCGGCGCGGGCCCGGAATCCTTCTTCATGACCTGGGGCTGGCGCATCCCCTTCCTGTTCGCGCTGGTCCTGGCGATCGTCGCGGTCATCCTGCGCCGCCACCTCGAGGAGTCCGAGGAGTTCACCCAGCACCGCAGCGACGTCGCCGCGCAGAAGGTCGCCGCTCCCTCGCCGCTGCGAGAAGTGCTGCGCCACCCCAAGAACGCGATCCTCGGCATCCTCATCGGCCTGCCGCAGTCGATCGCCGGCTACGTGGTGCTCACCTTCGGCCTCGCGTTCATGGTCTCCGACGGGGTGCCCGCCCAGGTCGGCTTCATCGGCACCATGATCGTCGGCGCCCTGCAGATCGTCCTGGCCCCGACCTACGGCGCCCTCTCGGACCGCCTCGGCCGGCAGAGGGTCTACATCGCCGGCTGCCTCGGCTTCGCCCTGCTGGTGTGGCCCGCCTTCGCCCTCTACGGCACACATGAACCGGTGCTGATCTGGCTGGGCATGATCGTGGGCTTCGCGATCCCGGGGATCGCCATGCAGGGCACGCTGCAGACCATGCTCACCGAGATGTTCGACGTCGAGCAGCGCACCACCGGCGTGAACATCGGCTACCAGCTGTCCAACACCCTCGGCGGCGGCCTCGCCCCGCTGATCGCCACCGCCCTGGTGGGCTGGGCCGGCGGGTCGATCTGGCCGGTGGTCGTCTACGTCGTGGTGATCAGCGCCGTCGGCGCGATCGCGACCGCCACCGCGTCCATGCGGCCCGACACCGCGGACGCCGGTCGCCTGAACGCTCTGCGAGGATCGTGA
- a CDS encoding N(5)-(carboxyethyl)ornithine synthase produces MHVLPRHNDLSGSTTDTALTLGVFGFSLKTDEWRVPIHPAHLDRIPADLRGRVLIEEGYGEHFGIPDSELAPHVGRICSRAELFERADILALPKPQHEDIRAMREGQILWGWPHCVQDRTLTQLAIDKHLTLIAFEAMHYWGGDGSFNLHVFHANNELAGYSSVLHSLQLLGSTGNYGRRLTATVIGFGATARGAITALGAHGITQIRVLTNRAVTAVAAPIHSVDIVQFAHEDEPYQSEAITDEGRVPLAPFLAESDVVVNCTLQDPNAPLLYLHDDDLQQFTPGSLIVDVSCDEGMGFSWARPTSFAEPMLTLANGISYYAVDHSPSYLWNSASWENSAALLPFLETVMAGPAAWADVETIDRAIEIQDGEIRNPDILEFQGREAEYPHRG; encoded by the coding sequence ATGCACGTGCTGCCACGCCACAACGACCTCAGCGGATCGACGACCGATACCGCACTCACCCTCGGAGTCTTCGGATTCTCCCTCAAGACCGATGAGTGGCGGGTGCCGATCCACCCCGCCCACCTCGACCGGATCCCCGCAGACCTGCGGGGCCGTGTCCTCATCGAGGAGGGCTACGGCGAACACTTCGGTATCCCCGATTCCGAGCTCGCCCCGCACGTGGGCCGAATCTGCAGCCGTGCCGAACTGTTCGAGCGGGCCGACATCCTCGCCCTGCCGAAGCCGCAGCACGAGGACATCCGCGCCATGCGCGAGGGTCAGATCCTGTGGGGATGGCCGCACTGCGTGCAGGACCGCACGCTCACCCAGCTGGCCATCGACAAGCACCTCACGCTCATCGCGTTCGAGGCGATGCACTACTGGGGCGGGGACGGCTCGTTCAATCTCCACGTGTTCCACGCCAACAACGAGCTGGCGGGCTACAGCTCAGTGCTGCACTCCCTGCAGCTGCTGGGGTCGACGGGGAACTACGGCCGCCGCCTCACCGCCACGGTCATCGGTTTCGGCGCCACCGCACGGGGCGCGATCACCGCGCTGGGTGCCCATGGCATCACCCAGATCCGGGTTCTCACCAACCGTGCCGTCACCGCGGTCGCCGCCCCGATCCACTCCGTGGACATCGTCCAGTTCGCCCATGAGGACGAGCCCTATCAGAGCGAGGCCATCACCGACGAGGGACGGGTTCCGCTGGCGCCGTTCCTCGCCGAGAGCGACGTGGTGGTCAACTGCACCCTGCAGGACCCGAACGCTCCGCTGCTGTATCTGCACGACGACGACCTGCAGCAGTTCACGCCCGGAAGCCTGATCGTGGACGTCTCCTGCGACGAAGGCATGGGATTCTCCTGGGCGCGGCCGACCTCCTTCGCGGAACCGATGCTCACGCTGGCCAACGGCATCAGCTATTACGCGGTGGACCACAGTCCCTCATACCTCTGGAACTCTGCGAGCTGGGAGAACAGCGCGGCGCTGCTCCCCTTCCTCGAGACGGTCATGGCCGGGCCCGCCGCCTGGGCCGACGTCGAGACCATCGACCGCGCGATCGAGATCCAGGACGGCGAGATCAGGAATCCCGACATCCTCGAGTTCCAGGGCCGCGAGGCGGAGTACCCGCACCGCGGATGA
- a CDS encoding CPBP family intramembrane glutamic endopeptidase, with the protein METRAYRHRIRSERTPLASVSSARLALALAVWFMVSGLCAGALLATQSLTGPDPEVLSLVMLAPAVGAGAAWLLLRCHSPWTLPRARPGAMAASLALAVAAIAIYFTALSILRESGPVMPREVAGTPLLIFLLLQSVGALTEEIGYRGLLLHGLQRWLPRWGAAVITGVLFGLWHVQYYALPPAQFAAFLVGTVALTATMAAVMTGTFWQRMAVCTVIHLGANLALAFVGTAQVPMTVFAGAIVVGAIVVGALVAVVPSAQRRSATG; encoded by the coding sequence ATGGAAACGCGGGCGTACCGCCACCGCATCAGGTCGGAACGGACGCCGCTCGCCTCGGTCTCCTCCGCCCGACTCGCTCTCGCTCTCGCCGTGTGGTTCATGGTCTCGGGCCTGTGCGCGGGAGCGCTCCTCGCCACGCAATCGCTGACGGGCCCGGACCCCGAGGTCCTCTCGCTGGTGATGCTCGCTCCGGCCGTCGGCGCCGGTGCCGCCTGGCTCCTCCTGCGCTGCCACTCCCCCTGGACCCTCCCCCGAGCGCGCCCCGGGGCCATGGCCGCCTCGCTGGCACTCGCCGTCGCCGCCATCGCGATCTACTTCACGGCGCTCTCGATCCTCCGCGAAAGCGGCCCGGTGATGCCCCGGGAAGTCGCGGGCACTCCCCTGCTGATCTTCCTGCTTCTGCAGTCGGTCGGTGCCCTGACCGAGGAGATCGGCTACCGCGGACTCCTCCTCCACGGCCTGCAGCGGTGGCTGCCCCGCTGGGGCGCCGCGGTCATCACGGGCGTCCTGTTCGGGCTCTGGCACGTCCAGTACTACGCCCTGCCGCCGGCGCAGTTCGCGGCCTTCCTCGTCGGCACCGTCGCGCTGACTGCGACGATGGCCGCGGTGATGACCGGGACGTTCTGGCAGCGCATGGCCGTCTGCACCGTGATCCACCTCGGGGCGAACCTGGCCCTGGCATTCGTCGGCACGGCTCAGGTCCCGATGACGGTCTTCGCGGGGGCGATCGTCGTGGGGGCGATCGTCGTGGGGGCGCTGGTGGCCGTCGTCCCCTCGGCGCAGAGGCGGAGCGCCACAGGATGA
- a CDS encoding N-acyl-D-amino-acid deacylase family protein, protein MSHTKSLLIRGGRVVDRDGVREADVLIVGERIAAVGPDAAADAADAQILAADGRLVLPGLVDAHSHAEGAVFTPEVQRALLRQGVTTIIGGQDGVSYAPGDGAWASTYFAAINGPHPTYQGSGIAQLLASYDGAVPLNVAALVPAGTVRHEVIGGEDRPATADELAEMAALVAREVADGAVGLSTGLDYTPGIYADAEEIAALCRPLAATGLPYVTHMRGGYEDNSQVGIEEVGRIGLDAGVPVHISHFHTRADEAWRLMTLLAERGVDASFDAYPYTRGCSILGMTLLPPALNAMDPGEAAALLRDPDRRDQLRRDWFPGVDHNPSLGPEWPELITIAHTVAEEFAWAHGLTLAQVAARRGTDAIDAALDLLAASRLEVNVVMAVRDQRPVSDLGRLIAHPRHLGGSDGIFIGAHPHPRARGTFAEYLATYVREHRFLTWPEAARHLATGPADRFHLGDRGRVSPGYLADLALVDPEAVRPGATYDRPLALAEGIDDVIVGGRPVLAGGDLTGEHPGGGLRAAAPGSENRSPRRGDA, encoded by the coding sequence ATGTCGCACACGAAATCGCTGCTGATCCGGGGCGGGCGCGTCGTCGACCGCGACGGCGTGCGGGAGGCCGACGTGCTGATCGTCGGCGAGCGCATCGCCGCCGTCGGGCCCGATGCTGCCGCCGACGCCGCCGACGCGCAGATCCTCGCGGCCGACGGGCGCCTGGTGCTGCCCGGCCTCGTGGACGCCCACTCGCACGCCGAAGGCGCCGTGTTCACCCCGGAGGTGCAGCGGGCCCTGCTGCGCCAGGGGGTCACGACCATCATCGGCGGGCAGGACGGCGTCTCCTACGCCCCGGGCGATGGCGCGTGGGCGAGCACGTACTTCGCAGCGATCAACGGCCCGCACCCCACCTACCAGGGGTCCGGGATCGCACAGCTGCTGGCGAGCTACGACGGGGCAGTGCCCCTGAACGTCGCCGCCCTGGTCCCGGCCGGCACCGTGCGCCACGAGGTGATCGGCGGCGAGGACCGACCCGCCACCGCCGACGAGCTCGCCGAGATGGCGGCGCTGGTCGCCCGCGAGGTGGCCGACGGGGCCGTCGGCCTCTCCACCGGGCTGGACTACACGCCGGGGATCTACGCCGACGCCGAGGAGATCGCGGCCCTGTGCCGTCCGCTCGCCGCGACCGGGCTCCCCTACGTCACGCACATGCGCGGCGGCTACGAGGACAACTCGCAGGTGGGCATCGAGGAGGTGGGCCGGATCGGGCTCGACGCCGGCGTGCCCGTGCACATCTCCCACTTCCACACCCGGGCCGACGAGGCGTGGCGGCTGATGACCCTGCTCGCCGAGCGCGGCGTCGACGCCAGCTTCGACGCCTACCCGTACACCCGCGGCTGCTCGATCCTGGGGATGACGCTGCTGCCCCCGGCGCTGAACGCCATGGACCCCGGCGAGGCCGCGGCCCTGCTGCGCGATCCGGACCGGCGTGATCAGCTGCGCCGGGACTGGTTCCCCGGGGTGGATCACAACCCCAGCCTCGGCCCCGAGTGGCCGGAGCTGATCACCATCGCGCACACGGTCGCCGAGGAGTTCGCCTGGGCCCACGGGCTCACCCTCGCGCAGGTCGCCGCGCGCCGCGGCACCGACGCGATCGACGCGGCGCTGGACCTGCTGGCCGCCTCCCGCCTCGAGGTGAACGTGGTCATGGCCGTGCGGGACCAGCGCCCGGTCTCCGACCTCGGCCGCCTGATCGCCCATCCTCGGCATCTGGGAGGGTCCGACGGGATCTTCATCGGCGCCCACCCGCATCCGCGCGCCCGCGGCACCTTCGCCGAATACCTCGCGACCTACGTGCGCGAGCACAGGTTCCTGACCTGGCCCGAGGCGGCCCGGCACCTGGCGACCGGGCCCGCCGACCGCTTCCACCTCGGCGATCGCGGGCGCGTGAGCCCCGGGTACCTCGCCGACCTGGCGCTGGTGGACCCCGAGGCGGTCCGCCCCGGCGCGACCTATGACCGGCCGCTCGCCCTCGCCGAGGGCATCGACGACGTGATCGTCGGCGGCCGCCCCGTTCTGGCCGGTGGGGACCTCACCGGCGAGCACCCGGGCGGGGGCCTCCGGGCCGCCGCGCCGGGATCCGAGAACCGCTCACCACGACGAGGAGACGCATGA